The following proteins come from a genomic window of Desulfonatronum thioautotrophicum:
- a CDS encoding rubredoxin-like domain-containing protein, whose product MPYFKCSNCQNTLEAETPPETCPACQQKCAFIDVTCYTPECGGPGSQNINPDMYRHKKESGELQS is encoded by the coding sequence ATGCCCTACTTCAAATGCAGCAATTGTCAGAACACCCTCGAAGCCGAAACTCCTCCGGAAACCTGTCCTGCTTGCCAACAAAAGTGTGCTTTCATTGACGTGACCTGCTATACCCCGGAGTGCGGCGGTCCGGGCTCTCAAAACATCAATCCAGACATGTATCGCCACAAAAAGGAATCCGGGGAACTGCAGTCCTAG